The Desulfoscipio gibsoniae DSM 7213 genome contains a region encoding:
- a CDS encoding CoB--CoM heterodisulfide reductase iron-sulfur subunit A family protein: MEELLLKEKIEQLCKSRGDSNFGDVMIVGGGISGIQASLDLATAGFKVYLVEKAPSIGGHMAQLDKTFPTNDCSMUILSPKLVEVGRHQNIEVFTYTEVEKVVGEAGNFKVTLNKKPKYIDESQCTGCTTCVEYCPVQYPDQFNQEISKNKAVHIYFPQAIPLVAYIDESCLYLKENKCRICEGVCKNNAIDFNQTAETKEINVGAIILATGFEPYDPKERAEYRYGEFENVITSMDFERLLSSTGPYSGEILRNSDKKHPHKIAWIQCVGSRQVTPGGNSYCSGVCCTYAQKQVILTKDHDAEAECAIFHNDIRSYGKDFEQFYERTANLPGVRFIRSYTSIVREDPETKNVTVRYSTPDDGVKEEEFDMVVLSVGLNPPINAQGIAKKFGIELTAHDFAKINPVNPMETNRPGIFISGAFQGPTDIPESVFSASGAGSQCGELLDYRRGKLAKERIYPEERDVSREEPRIGVFVCHCGANISRIVNVPSTVEYALTLPNVIHSQQQLFSCATNSAQEITDMIKEKGLNRVVVAACSPRTLEPLFRDTLREAGINQYYYEMANIREHNSWVHAKEKEEATRKAKDIIRMSVARVRHLEPLQEFDLPVNKTALVVGGGIAGMNCALSIANQGHEVCLVEKDTDLGGIARKLHSTLEGLDVQAYIRDLERKIYQNPLIHVYTSATILEATGYIGNFVTKVKSDRGETEIKHGAAVIAIGADLYKPTEYLYGEDDRVITHLELEEKTAKQDENLINSESLVMIQCVGCRNEDRKYCSRVCCSESIKNALKLRELNPEMDIYILFRDMRTYGLKEDYYREAASKDIRFIRYEPDDKPEVEAGESEEGRPVLKVTVTDLILGKKLEIDADTVTLAAAVIPSAATKEIADLFKVTLSPDGFFKEAHVKLRPVEFATDGVYLCGLAHYPKLIPETINQAYGAAGRVLTLLSRDTVVASGSVCEVNEKKCMGCGACVSVCTYGAIELRKKKAVVNPVLCKGDGLCNSKCPTGAITLKHFTDQTLLSQIDAVIPEEEIIRQIDAAAGE; encoded by the coding sequence GTGGAAGAACTATTGCTAAAAGAAAAAATCGAGCAACTCTGCAAAAGCCGAGGCGACAGTAATTTTGGCGACGTAATGATAGTAGGCGGCGGAATCAGCGGCATACAGGCCTCCCTAGACCTGGCCACCGCCGGTTTTAAAGTCTACCTGGTGGAAAAAGCGCCGAGCATCGGCGGCCATATGGCCCAGCTGGACAAAACCTTTCCCACTAACGACTGCTCCATGTGAATACTCTCGCCCAAGCTGGTCGAGGTCGGCCGGCATCAAAACATAGAAGTCTTCACCTATACCGAAGTAGAAAAAGTAGTGGGAGAAGCGGGCAACTTCAAAGTAACACTGAATAAAAAGCCCAAATATATCGACGAGAGCCAATGCACCGGCTGTACAACCTGCGTAGAATACTGCCCGGTCCAATACCCGGACCAATTCAACCAGGAAATATCAAAAAACAAAGCAGTCCATATCTACTTCCCGCAGGCTATACCACTCGTCGCCTATATAGACGAAAGCTGTCTATACCTTAAAGAAAATAAATGCCGTATCTGCGAAGGCGTATGTAAAAACAACGCCATCGACTTTAATCAAACGGCGGAGACAAAAGAAATAAACGTAGGCGCGATAATCCTGGCCACCGGCTTTGAACCCTATGATCCAAAAGAGCGTGCGGAATATCGCTACGGCGAATTCGAGAACGTCATAACCAGCATGGACTTTGAACGTCTGCTGAGCTCCACCGGGCCATACTCAGGTGAAATACTGCGCAACTCGGACAAAAAACATCCCCATAAAATAGCCTGGATCCAATGCGTCGGCTCCAGACAAGTAACCCCGGGCGGCAACAGCTATTGTTCAGGAGTATGCTGTACCTATGCCCAAAAACAAGTAATCTTAACCAAAGACCACGACGCAGAAGCCGAATGTGCCATATTCCATAACGACATTCGCTCCTACGGCAAGGACTTTGAGCAGTTCTATGAAAGAACAGCCAACCTGCCCGGAGTCCGGTTTATCAGAAGCTACACATCAATAGTGCGCGAAGACCCGGAAACCAAAAACGTCACAGTACGTTACTCCACCCCCGACGACGGAGTAAAAGAGGAAGAATTCGACATGGTAGTATTATCCGTCGGATTGAATCCTCCAATTAACGCACAGGGCATAGCAAAGAAATTCGGCATAGAACTCACAGCCCATGACTTTGCTAAAATCAACCCCGTCAACCCAATGGAAACCAACAGACCCGGTATATTTATAAGCGGAGCCTTCCAGGGCCCCACAGACATACCCGAATCGGTTTTCAGCGCCAGCGGAGCCGGCTCCCAATGCGGAGAACTCCTGGACTACAGGCGTGGTAAACTGGCCAAAGAAAGGATATACCCGGAAGAAAGAGACGTCTCCCGGGAGGAACCACGGATAGGAGTCTTTGTATGCCATTGTGGAGCTAACATCTCAAGAATAGTAAACGTACCATCTACAGTTGAATATGCCTTAACCTTACCCAATGTAATCCACTCCCAGCAGCAGCTGTTCTCATGTGCAACCAACTCCGCCCAAGAAATAACAGACATGATCAAAGAAAAAGGACTCAACCGGGTAGTAGTCGCCGCCTGCTCCCCCAGAACCCTGGAACCATTATTCAGAGACACCCTGCGGGAAGCTGGAATCAACCAATATTACTACGAAATGGCCAACATCAGAGAACACAACTCCTGGGTCCACGCCAAAGAAAAGGAAGAAGCCACCCGGAAGGCCAAGGACATCATCCGCATGTCCGTAGCAAGGGTTCGCCATTTGGAGCCCTTACAGGAATTTGACCTGCCGGTAAACAAAACCGCGTTAGTAGTAGGCGGCGGAATAGCCGGCATGAACTGTGCACTCTCCATAGCCAACCAGGGACATGAAGTATGCCTGGTTGAAAAAGACACAGACCTGGGTGGAATCGCACGTAAACTACATTCCACCCTGGAAGGACTGGATGTACAGGCGTATATACGTGACCTTGAACGCAAAATATATCAAAACCCACTGATACACGTATATACCAGCGCCACCATCCTCGAAGCCACCGGCTATATCGGCAACTTCGTAACTAAAGTTAAATCCGACCGGGGAGAAACAGAAATAAAACATGGCGCAGCCGTCATCGCCATCGGTGCAGATTTATACAAACCCACCGAATACCTTTACGGAGAAGATGACCGGGTAATAACCCACCTGGAACTGGAGGAAAAAACCGCCAAACAAGACGAAAACCTCATCAACTCCGAAAGCTTAGTCATGATCCAATGCGTAGGCTGCAGAAACGAAGACAGAAAATACTGCAGCCGGGTATGCTGCAGCGAATCTATAAAGAACGCCTTAAAACTAAGAGAACTAAACCCCGAAATGGACATCTATATTCTCTTTAGAGACATGAGAACATATGGTCTCAAAGAAGACTACTACCGTGAAGCAGCAAGCAAAGACATACGCTTCATTCGCTACGAGCCGGATGACAAACCTGAAGTAGAAGCCGGTGAATCGGAAGAAGGCCGGCCCGTACTAAAAGTAACTGTAACCGATCTCATTTTAGGCAAAAAACTTGAAATAGATGCCGATACAGTTACCTTGGCTGCCGCCGTCATACCCTCTGCAGCAACCAAAGAAATAGCCGATTTATTCAAAGTAACCCTGAGCCCGGACGGCTTCTTCAAAGAAGCCCACGTCAAATTAAGACCTGTCGAATTTGCTACAGACGGCGTTTATCTATGTGGCTTGGCTCACTACCCCAAGCTGATACCGGAAACCATAAACCAAGCTTACGGCGCAGCCGGCCGGGTCTTAACGCTTCTCTCACGTGATACAGTCGTCGCCTCAGGCTCTGTTTGCGAAGTCAATGAAAAGAAATGTATGGGCTGCGGGGCATGTGTCTCAGTCTGTACCTATGGAGCCATAGAGCTTCGTAAGAAAAAGGCAGTAGTAAATCCTGTGCTCTGCAAAGGAGACGGACTCTGTAACTCCAAGTGTCCAACAGGGGCTATTACACTCAAGCACTTTACCGATCAAACGCTCTTAAGCCAAATTGACGCCGTAATCCCAGAAGAAGAAATCATCCGACAAATTGATGCAGCGGCTGGAGAATAA
- a CDS encoding hydrogenase iron-sulfur subunit, whose amino-acid sequence MSTIKFKPRILGFVCHWUAYGAADLAGVSRLQYTTEMRLIRVMCSGRVDLAHVLRAFSKGIDGVFIGGCHLNECNYITHGNYHALNMVLLCKKIMEHLGLNPKRLRMQFVSGAEGNLFAESVNDFVKNIKGLGPLGKGEGIDEKELQAKLAEVTKLVPYIKVVKQEKLAARLENPEEYEGHFTSEEIDKLLNEVVSYYIDPSKCQACMTCARRCPAEAIISAKNQIHVIDQDKCIKCGTCFEACPTKFGAVTKISGGPVPPPIPEEERTIIRKSKEK is encoded by the coding sequence ATGAGTACAATAAAATTTAAACCAAGAATATTAGGTTTTGTATGCCACTGGTGAGCATACGGCGCTGCTGACTTGGCTGGCGTGTCCAGACTACAATATACAACAGAAATGAGACTTATTCGCGTTATGTGCTCCGGTAGAGTCGACCTGGCACATGTACTCAGGGCCTTCTCAAAAGGAATAGATGGAGTATTTATTGGTGGCTGCCATTTAAATGAATGTAACTACATTACACATGGAAATTACCATGCACTGAACATGGTGCTGCTATGCAAAAAAATAATGGAACACCTGGGGCTGAACCCAAAAAGGCTAAGGATGCAATTTGTATCCGGCGCTGAAGGAAACCTTTTTGCCGAAAGTGTTAATGATTTTGTCAAAAATATAAAAGGTTTAGGACCACTAGGCAAAGGGGAAGGCATAGACGAAAAAGAACTTCAGGCCAAACTTGCAGAAGTTACAAAGCTAGTCCCCTACATTAAAGTGGTCAAGCAGGAAAAACTGGCAGCACGTCTTGAAAACCCGGAAGAATATGAAGGGCATTTTACGAGTGAAGAAATAGATAAGTTATTGAATGAAGTCGTCTCGTACTATATTGATCCGTCGAAATGCCAGGCCTGTATGACTTGCGCGAGAAGATGCCCCGCAGAGGCGATTATAAGTGCCAAGAACCAGATCCATGTAATTGATCAGGATAAATGCATAAAATGCGGAACTTGTTTTGAAGCTTGCCCCACTAAATTTGGCGCGGTGACGAAGATTTCCGGCGGGCCTGTTCCGCCTCCTATTCCTGAAGAAGAAAGAACTATAATTAGGAAGAGTAAAGAAAAATGA
- a CDS encoding nitroreductase family protein, translated as MMDFLEVVMTRRSCRQYKEDLINDSDLNTILECANWAPCPLNLQPWEFIVIKNKQLKKQIFESSCQSTNKLAEVSGKRWLSHYKVDFLIQAPVIIAVVGDPNKSGLDGKESYQHACAAAIENMLLASNALGLDSLWFTLFDQQEISKIIGVSTPKRTIALICIGYGNDSSPRPHKKDLASKVTTLV; from the coding sequence ATGATGGATTTCTTGGAGGTTGTGATGACCAGAAGAAGCTGCCGTCAATACAAGGAAGATTTGATAAATGATTCTGACCTCAATACTATTCTGGAATGTGCTAATTGGGCACCTTGCCCTCTTAATTTACAACCATGGGAGTTTATAGTAATTAAGAATAAACAGCTTAAAAAACAGATCTTTGAGAGTTCATGCCAATCCACTAATAAGCTAGCTGAGGTCAGCGGCAAACGCTGGCTAAGCCATTATAAAGTTGATTTTCTTATTCAGGCACCTGTAATTATTGCCGTTGTAGGTGATCCAAATAAAAGCGGATTGGATGGCAAGGAAAGTTACCAGCATGCTTGTGCCGCCGCTATAGAAAACATGCTTTTAGCCAGCAACGCCTTAGGTTTAGACAGTCTGTGGTTTACACTATTTGACCAACAAGAAATAAGTAAAATTATTGGTGTTTCAACCCCCAAAAGGACTATTGCCCTGATTTGTATTGGCTATGGAAATGACTCATCACCTAGACCTCACAAAAAAGATCTGGCAAGTAAAGTAACAACACTCGTTTAA
- a CDS encoding aldehyde ferredoxin oxidoreductase, with product MDVAEEVVHDLDMPEDLKSQIFGEPPAKVNIPRMAKYAEDLITIINSTGLCIRPPSHRSLGPDFYARTLSAILGYPFTAEEVLEAAVKIWNLQHQFNVREGENLDEYVFPQRFYKEPLPFQGGIRPPLSYQNIKETVQQYFMARGWEF from the coding sequence TTGGACGTTGCCGAAGAAGTTGTTCACGATCTGGATATGCCTGAGGATTTAAAAAGCCAAATTTTTGGTGAGCCACCAGCCAAAGTAAATATTCCCCGAATGGCCAAGTATGCTGAAGATTTAATCACAATCATTAATTCTACCGGGCTTTGCATCAGACCACCCTCTCATAGATCGTTGGGTCCCGATTTTTACGCGCGAACGCTTTCAGCAATACTAGGTTACCCATTTACAGCTGAAGAAGTTTTGGAAGCAGCGGTAAAAATCTGGAATTTACAACACCAGTTTAACGTACGTGAAGGCGAAAATCTTGATGAATATGTATTCCCCCAGCGTTTTTATAAGGAGCCATTACCATTTCAAGGTGGCATCAGACCGCCATTGTCCTATCAAAATATAAAAGAAACTGTACAGCAGTACTTCATGGCACGGGGATGGGAATTTTAA
- a CDS encoding aldehyde ferredoxin oxidoreductase family protein yields the protein MFKIIKIDLINQKIDVVDGMNLHKEFLGGLGVNTKLMVDLIPPDSEPLGPDNVLIFGAGSFVGTLLPTAARTELTAKSPLSNRFGTANSGGLWGAALKFAGYSHLVITGKSSIPVYLMIDDGQIKVENATHLWGLDTWATVEKIKQEKGSDFQIASIGPAGEKLVRFASVINNYHGAWGRTGMGAVMGSKNLKAIAVRGTGIARVADHLAFARIMTEAFKKVLSNDHFGYTRCYGSMVVADPYNKIGALPGLNFTCGSFPDWVETRGRGFFAKNYKEKDLACFSCPVACAHWSRVKYGQYEGYEAKGLEVTYTFEFGAKLGIKEIAEILKCAEICNRYGMDVVSAAGVIAFAIEANQHGLLKELSREVPVQWGDFPGITSLLDQIGKRQGIGDLLAEGVKIASARIPNSAYYAMHVKGVEIPVRDPRGKWDVWTLGNLTNTRGGDHLRTRSTVDALLSPGHNHLEQKIGRCRRSCSRSGYA from the coding sequence TTGTTTAAAATAATTAAAATTGACCTTATTAATCAAAAGATTGATGTTGTTGATGGTATGAATCTGCATAAGGAATTTTTAGGGGGGCTGGGTGTAAATACAAAACTGATGGTTGATCTTATACCTCCTGACAGTGAACCGCTTGGTCCCGATAACGTTTTAATCTTTGGAGCAGGCTCATTTGTGGGGACTTTGCTGCCCACCGCCGCCCGGACTGAACTTACTGCCAAGTCGCCTTTGAGTAACCGCTTCGGAACTGCAAATAGCGGTGGACTGTGGGGGGCGGCCCTTAAGTTTGCGGGTTACAGCCACCTCGTTATAACGGGGAAAAGTTCTATTCCTGTCTATCTTATGATTGACGATGGTCAAATTAAAGTAGAAAATGCAACTCATCTTTGGGGTCTGGATACTTGGGCCACTGTTGAAAAAATAAAACAAGAAAAAGGCAGTGACTTCCAAATTGCCAGCATCGGGCCCGCAGGGGAAAAGCTGGTGCGTTTTGCCTCAGTAATAAACAATTATCACGGTGCCTGGGGCAGAACCGGTATGGGCGCGGTGATGGGCAGTAAGAATCTCAAAGCTATTGCCGTTCGTGGAACGGGTATAGCACGGGTGGCCGACCATCTGGCCTTTGCCCGCATTATGACAGAAGCCTTCAAAAAAGTACTAAGCAATGACCACTTTGGTTATACCAGGTGTTACGGAAGCATGGTAGTAGCTGATCCTTATAACAAAATTGGCGCTCTTCCCGGTCTTAACTTTACCTGTGGTTCATTTCCTGATTGGGTTGAAACCAGAGGCCGAGGTTTTTTTGCCAAGAACTATAAAGAAAAAGACCTGGCTTGTTTTTCGTGCCCAGTGGCTTGCGCCCATTGGTCGCGGGTGAAATATGGCCAATACGAAGGATACGAAGCCAAGGGGCTTGAGGTAACTTATACATTTGAATTCGGAGCCAAGTTGGGCATTAAGGAAATTGCAGAGATATTAAAGTGTGCGGAGATCTGTAATCGTTATGGTATGGATGTAGTCTCAGCCGCGGGTGTAATTGCATTTGCTATTGAAGCCAACCAGCACGGCTTATTGAAAGAATTAAGCCGGGAAGTTCCTGTGCAATGGGGCGATTTTCCAGGTATTACAAGCCTTCTTGATCAAATCGGGAAAAGACAGGGTATTGGCGATCTTTTAGCAGAAGGAGTAAAGATAGCTTCTGCCCGGATCCCTAATAGTGCTTATTATGCCATGCACGTCAAAGGAGTGGAAATACCGGTCCGAGATCCCCGGGGGAAATGGGATGTCTGGACGTTAGGTAACCTTACCAATACCCGGGGCGGAGATCATCTGCGCACCAGGTCAACGGTCGATGCGCTGTTAAGCCCGGGGCACAATCACCTGGAACAAAAAATTGGACGTTGCCGAAGAAGTTGTTCACGATCTGGATATGCCTGA
- a CDS encoding 4Fe-4S dicluster domain-containing protein yields the protein MSWKINVFAERCTGCQICQMICSWASEKNFQPLHAYIQVKSRDGKEAQFDITFVNRCKKCGLCASYCSSGALVKERQVPNVV from the coding sequence ATGAGTTGGAAGATTAACGTTTTTGCAGAACGTTGTACAGGATGTCAAATATGCCAAATGATTTGTTCTTGGGCTAGCGAAAAAAATTTTCAGCCGCTTCATGCCTATATCCAAGTAAAAAGCAGGGATGGGAAAGAAGCTCAATTTGATATTACGTTCGTTAATCGTTGTAAAAAGTGTGGCTTGTGCGCTAGTTACTGCTCAAGCGGGGCACTGGTAAAGGAAAGGCAGGTGCCTAACGTTGTTTAA
- a CDS encoding sigma-54 interaction domain-containing protein, translated as MAIKLKPGFRKILQSLLDSLPDGIMILTVDGIIKMANNVQERLTGLSNKEIIGQTIFSLVQKGIYNDPVIDLALKRRQSVTLMQYTPFNTCLLVTGAPVIDDNNEIAYVVLYSKDVTELNQLQQQLEQTKLLTQKYSLEINEMRVQSQENIDIVAKSIKMKKIIDLTLRLARVDTTVLILGESGTGKEVIAKLIHDHGERKLGPFIKVNCSAIPESLIESELFGYESGTFTGGNKEGKAGLFELAHNGDIFLDEIGDLSLSLQPKLLRVLQEKEVIRVGGAKPRKVDVRVITATNKDLKELVNQNLFREDLFFRLNVVPILIPPLRERKDDIIPLVYHFKDLISKKYKIKKEFSGKVLNHFYAYDWPGNVRELQNAVERLLIISIGNTITVDDLPHDMLPASGDGRIIVDGIMPMRQAVLEVERQLIEQGMAKFNSTYKVAKILGVHQTTVIRKIAKVNKSKKTNNVRQLKDQKQSNDNEA; from the coding sequence TTGGCTATAAAGCTAAAGCCCGGTTTTAGGAAAATACTCCAATCTTTACTAGATAGTCTACCGGACGGCATTATGATTTTGACAGTAGACGGGATTATTAAAATGGCTAACAACGTTCAGGAAAGGCTAACTGGTTTGTCAAATAAGGAAATAATCGGCCAGACCATATTTAGTTTAGTACAGAAAGGTATATATAATGACCCGGTAATTGATCTAGCATTGAAGAGGCGACAGTCTGTTACCTTAATGCAGTATACACCCTTTAATACTTGTTTACTGGTCACTGGTGCACCGGTAATTGACGATAATAATGAAATTGCTTATGTAGTTCTTTATTCAAAGGACGTTACCGAATTAAACCAGTTGCAACAGCAGTTGGAACAGACCAAGCTTCTCACTCAGAAATATTCTTTAGAAATTAATGAAATGCGTGTTCAAAGCCAAGAAAACATTGATATTGTTGCCAAATCAATAAAGATGAAAAAAATAATCGACTTAACCCTCAGATTAGCTCGAGTAGATACAACAGTTCTAATACTTGGTGAATCCGGTACAGGCAAAGAAGTTATTGCGAAACTAATTCACGACCACGGTGAACGCAAACTAGGACCGTTTATAAAGGTAAACTGCAGCGCTATTCCGGAAAGTCTTATTGAATCGGAGCTTTTTGGTTACGAATCAGGCACTTTTACCGGTGGCAACAAGGAGGGTAAAGCCGGCCTATTTGAATTAGCCCACAATGGCGACATTTTTTTAGATGAGATTGGCGATTTATCCTTATCCTTACAGCCAAAATTATTGAGAGTACTTCAGGAAAAAGAAGTAATACGCGTAGGAGGAGCAAAGCCACGAAAAGTAGATGTAAGGGTCATAACAGCAACTAACAAGGACCTAAAAGAACTAGTGAATCAAAATCTTTTCCGGGAAGATTTATTTTTCCGTTTAAATGTCGTACCAATTTTAATCCCTCCATTACGGGAAAGGAAGGATGATATTATACCCTTAGTCTACCATTTTAAGGATTTAATTTCTAAAAAATACAAAATAAAAAAGGAGTTCTCCGGAAAAGTCCTTAATCATTTTTACGCTTACGATTGGCCAGGTAACGTGCGCGAATTACAAAACGCAGTTGAAAGGTTACTTATTATTTCTATAGGAAACACAATCACAGTAGATGATCTACCTCATGATATGCTCCCAGCTTCAGGTGACGGGAGGATTATAGTCGATGGAATTATGCCGATGAGACAAGCAGTATTAGAAGTTGAGCGCCAGTTAATAGAGCAGGGCATGGCCAAATTTAATAGCACATACAAAGTCGCCAAAATATTAGGTGTTCATCAAACCACAGTAATTCGCAAGATAGCAAAAGTTAATAAGAGTAAAAAAACAAATAATGTAAGGCAACTCAAGGATCAAAAACAATCAAATGACAACGAAGCATGA
- a CDS encoding molybdopterin-containing oxidoreductase family protein, with product MAIETINSDCMLCVWDCGIKATVEDGRLTEVKGLPEHPISKGYLCPRGEALPSYVYSASRLTTPMRREKGRWQKVSWDDALDYCAEKLNAVKAKYGARALAVFCGSVGVESYEVATFARRFKGAFGTPNLLSVENICFRARILARQLTYGRYPIEDPNSARCIILWGHNPVGSKGMLGELIKKKLDNDNCELIVVNPKQIPLSEKGYQLLIRPGTDAALALAMLNVIINEDLYDKEFVNNYTVGFPELVEHVQQYTPEWAQEITWLSAFDIKNVARIFARAKPSCIIQGINSLDQHKNGLQNSRLLSILQAVTGNFAAPGSWVTVPRIPLANLSLKDQETPIGSEDYPIFSNLWGRQAPFGIATLFPQAVLEGKPYPIRASIVTAANPAVSFPAAQQFKEALSSLDFLAVIDPFLTETAELADVVLPACTFLEKGGLSHVYGVVFGEPYAMLRRKVIEPVGESWPDWKIWSELGLRLGMEEYFPWHNEEEVIDAYLKGELKDKLKSNPLGTYYGEKEYWVYKNKKLNTPSGKVEIYSQTLKDAGFDPIPIYMEPGQSQYSTPELYQEYPLILISGERAQEYTHTQLRQVPVLRNSNPMPLAEINPATAAKYGLTDGCLALIETKRGTIQMVVRITEKITPGVVSVPHGWASANANLLVDMDVIDPITAYPDFKTVLCRMKPA from the coding sequence ATGGCTATTGAAACAATAAATAGCGATTGCATGCTATGTGTTTGGGATTGTGGGATTAAAGCTACTGTTGAGGATGGACGCTTAACAGAGGTGAAAGGCTTGCCGGAGCATCCGATCAGTAAAGGGTATCTTTGTCCGCGGGGAGAGGCTCTGCCCAGTTATGTATACTCGGCCAGTCGTTTAACAACCCCAATGCGGCGTGAAAAAGGCCGCTGGCAAAAGGTTAGCTGGGACGATGCCTTAGACTATTGCGCGGAAAAACTTAATGCAGTTAAGGCTAAGTATGGTGCACGTGCCCTGGCTGTTTTTTGCGGTTCTGTGGGTGTGGAAAGCTATGAGGTAGCTACCTTTGCCCGCCGTTTCAAAGGTGCTTTCGGTACTCCTAACCTCCTTTCAGTGGAGAACATTTGCTTCCGTGCCCGGATCCTGGCCCGACAGTTGACCTATGGCCGTTACCCGATTGAAGACCCCAATTCCGCCCGGTGTATTATTCTGTGGGGGCACAACCCAGTTGGTTCTAAAGGCATGCTTGGCGAATTGATCAAGAAAAAGTTAGATAATGACAACTGCGAATTAATTGTTGTGAATCCAAAGCAGATACCGTTGTCTGAAAAGGGTTATCAATTATTGATCCGCCCGGGCACTGATGCCGCCCTTGCTTTAGCAATGCTAAACGTAATTATCAATGAAGATCTTTACGATAAAGAGTTTGTTAATAATTATACCGTTGGTTTTCCGGAGCTAGTGGAGCATGTCCAGCAATATACCCCTGAATGGGCCCAGGAAATCACTTGGTTATCTGCGTTCGACATCAAAAATGTGGCTAGAATCTTTGCCCGGGCTAAACCGAGTTGCATTATTCAGGGAATAAATAGTCTTGACCAGCATAAAAACGGCCTGCAGAACTCTCGCCTTTTGTCTATCCTGCAGGCAGTCACTGGTAATTTTGCTGCCCCAGGGAGTTGGGTAACCGTGCCCCGGATTCCTTTGGCGAACTTAAGTCTGAAAGATCAGGAGACCCCGATCGGGTCTGAAGATTACCCTATTTTCAGTAACTTATGGGGTCGACAGGCACCGTTTGGGATAGCTACTCTTTTCCCACAGGCAGTACTGGAAGGAAAACCTTATCCAATTAGAGCCAGTATCGTTACCGCGGCTAACCCAGCTGTCTCTTTCCCCGCTGCACAGCAATTTAAAGAAGCCCTGTCCAGCCTTGATTTTTTGGCTGTGATCGACCCGTTCCTTACCGAAACGGCTGAGCTGGCGGACGTTGTTTTGCCGGCCTGCACCTTCTTAGAGAAAGGCGGTCTCTCACACGTTTACGGTGTTGTTTTCGGTGAACCATATGCCATGCTTCGCCGTAAAGTAATCGAACCGGTGGGCGAGAGCTGGCCCGACTGGAAGATTTGGAGTGAACTAGGTCTGCGTCTCGGTATGGAGGAATATTTCCCTTGGCATAACGAGGAAGAGGTAATTGATGCTTATCTAAAGGGTGAACTAAAAGATAAGTTAAAGTCTAATCCTTTAGGCACTTACTATGGGGAAAAGGAATATTGGGTTTATAAAAATAAAAAACTAAACACTCCCAGCGGAAAAGTAGAAATCTATTCGCAGACATTAAAAGATGCGGGCTTCGATCCCATCCCAATATATATGGAGCCAGGCCAAAGCCAGTATAGCACTCCTGAACTTTACCAGGAGTACCCGCTCATTCTTATCAGCGGCGAACGGGCGCAGGAATATACCCATACCCAATTGCGCCAGGTACCAGTATTACGCAATAGCAACCCGATGCCCTTGGCAGAAATTAACCCGGCTACTGCAGCAAAGTACGGGTTAACGGACGGCTGTTTAGCGCTAATCGAGACGAAAAGAGGAACAATCCAAATGGTCGTACGTATTACAGAAAAAATAACACCAGGTGTGGTAAGTGTTCCACATGGTTGGGCGAGCGCAAACGCGAATTTATTAGTTGATATGGATGTTATTGATCCAATTACAGCATACCCCGATTTTAAGACTGTACTTTGCCGCATGAAACCGGCATAA